The Clostridia bacterium genome contains a region encoding:
- a CDS encoding cation:proton antiporter — MSIIFILCFALLAGLIFTRLMKLLRLPNVTGYLIAGVLIGPHVFKLITAQHLEMLEIITNVALGFIAFSIGTSIKLSLLKKLGKNILVITAMQALLATILVDLVMILIGEPLPFALILGAVATATAPAATLMIVRQYKAKGPVTETLLPVVALDDALGLMVFAISLAIGKVLHVGGSLSFVSAFLVPVCEILLALVIGSALGFILALVSRFFKSRANRLTLIITFTLGGIALAELLNLSSLLLCMMIGTFYGNLFKENEVPLEVLERWTYPLFMLFFVISGAQLNLEVLPTVGIVGFVYIVVRAIGKWGGAYLGAVITKANPNVRKYLGIALFPQAGVAIGMASVVMAQLPEIGQQVTTVVLCATLVYEILGPLLTKIALTKAGEIEKTPKRIKNSATSAQTSAISLGQIPTIDNANIKELAVGEQNDQPQTQNVEQSQQDFDTKTLFEKAQQQIKDNESTQTPSKETVQSENINDATLFEKAQQQIKDNEDSKNLTNK; from the coding sequence ATGAGCATTATTTTTATTTTATGTTTCGCCTTGCTCGCAGGACTAATTTTTACCCGTTTAATGAAGTTATTGCGTCTTCCCAATGTTACGGGTTACTTAATCGCAGGCGTTTTAATAGGACCTCACGTATTTAAATTAATTACGGCGCAGCATTTAGAGATGTTGGAAATTATTACTAACGTTGCGTTAGGTTTTATCGCTTTTTCTATCGGCACATCAATAAAATTATCTTTGCTTAAAAAATTAGGCAAGAATATTCTTGTAATTACGGCTATGCAGGCCTTGCTTGCTACAATTCTTGTCGACCTTGTTATGATACTTATAGGCGAGCCTTTGCCTTTCGCTTTAATTTTAGGCGCAGTAGCAACGGCAACCGCTCCGGCTGCGACGCTTATGATAGTGCGTCAGTACAAAGCCAAAGGGCCCGTGACGGAAACATTACTGCCGGTTGTTGCGCTTGACGATGCGTTAGGGCTAATGGTTTTTGCCATTTCGCTTGCCATAGGCAAAGTACTTCACGTAGGCGGTTCGCTTTCCTTTGTTTCGGCATTTTTAGTTCCTGTTTGCGAGATACTTTTAGCCCTTGTTATAGGTTCGGCTTTGGGCTTTATTTTAGCCCTTGTTTCAAGATTTTTTAAGTCCCGAGCAAATAGGCTTACGCTTATTATCACCTTTACGCTTGGCGGAATTGCGCTTGCGGAATTGCTAAATTTGTCAAGCTTGCTACTTTGTATGATGATAGGAACATTCTACGGCAACTTATTTAAAGAAAATGAAGTTCCGCTTGAAGTGCTTGAAAGGTGGACTTATCCATTATTTATGCTATTCTTTGTTATTTCGGGCGCTCAGCTTAACCTAGAAGTATTGCCAACGGTAGGCATAGTCGGTTTTGTATATATTGTAGTTAGGGCAATAGGTAAGTGGGGCGGAGCTTATTTAGGGGCGGTAATTACAAAGGCAAATCCCAACGTTCGCAAATATCTAGGAATAGCTTTGTTTCCACAAGCCGGCGTAGCTATCGGTATGGCGAGCGTTGTAATGGCGCAACTACCAGAAATTGGGCAACAAGTGACCACAGTCGTACTTTGCGCAACCCTAGTTTATGAAATTTTAGGGCCGTTACTCACTAAAATTGCCCTCACTAAGGCTGGCGAGATTGAAAAAACGCCCAAAAGAATTAAAAATTCTGCAACAAGCGCTCAAACTTCGGCAATAAGTCTAGGGCAAATTCCAACAATAGACAACGCAAATATTAAAGAACTTGCCGTAGGCGAACAAAACGATCAACCTCAAACCCAAAATGTAGAGCAGTCGCAACAAGACTTTGACACCAAAACTTTGTTTGAAAAGGCTCAACAGCAAATCAAAGACAACGAAAGTACTCAAACACCCTCAAAAGAAACCGTACAAAGTGAAAATATTAATGACGCTACGTTATTTGAAAAGGCTCAACAGCAAATTAAAGACAACGAAGACTCAA
- a CDS encoding aminopeptidase: MLSEKQLEKFADLAVKIGINLQVGQDLNIRTQIECAPIARMIAVSAYKAGARRVMVDYLDEKLKRIDFDYQSIEALEDVPNWAIEKNNYLIDHNCANISIAAGDPSIYTGVSAEKLQKSAAAYSKANKYYRDGMMSNACRWLVISVPTKAWADKIFPKCDNSVDKLWDAIAMTMRLDQKDPVGAWEKHIETLTRRAEFMNSKNFDHVHLTNKHGTDLKVGLAEGHIWCAAQELAKDGIKFTANMPTEEIFTAPHKDRVDGVVVSALPLVNQGNIIEDFSITFKAGRVVDFKAKKGYDALSNIIETDDGSHYLGEVALIGKNSPIAKSGLLFFNTLFDENASCHLALGQGYPSTVKDGTTMTKQQLADVGVNDSMEHCDFMIGTKDINIVGVTRSGEETQLFVDGEWVI; this comes from the coding sequence ATGTTAAGTGAAAAACAATTAGAAAAATTTGCCGACCTCGCCGTAAAAATCGGCATTAACTTACAAGTTGGTCAAGACCTCAACATAAGAACTCAAATCGAATGCGCCCCTATCGCAAGAATGATTGCCGTTTCGGCTTATAAAGCTGGCGCAAGACGAGTAATGGTTGACTACCTAGACGAAAAACTTAAAAGAATTGACTTCGACTATCAATCAATCGAGGCGCTTGAAGACGTTCCTAATTGGGCGATTGAAAAAAATAATTACTTAATTGACCATAATTGCGCAAATATCTCAATAGCGGCAGGCGACCCTTCAATTTATACCGGCGTTTCGGCTGAAAAATTACAAAAGTCGGCGGCGGCATACAGCAAAGCTAACAAATATTATCGTGACGGTATGATGAGCAACGCTTGCAGATGGCTTGTAATATCTGTGCCTACTAAGGCGTGGGCAGACAAAATATTCCCAAAATGCGACAATTCGGTTGATAAACTTTGGGACGCTATCGCTATGACTATGCGACTTGACCAAAAAGACCCTGTTGGGGCGTGGGAAAAACATATTGAAACTTTGACAAGACGAGCAGAATTTATGAATAGCAAAAACTTCGACCATGTTCACTTAACTAATAAACACGGAACTGACCTTAAAGTCGGGCTTGCCGAAGGACATATTTGGTGCGCAGCGCAAGAACTTGCAAAAGATGGCATTAAATTTACAGCTAATATGCCAACCGAAGAAATTTTTACCGCTCCGCATAAAGATAGAGTTGACGGCGTGGTTGTTTCGGCGCTACCGCTAGTTAATCAAGGAAATATTATAGAAGACTTCTCGATTACCTTTAAGGCAGGTAGAGTAGTTGACTTTAAAGCTAAAAAAGGTTATGACGCCCTTAGCAATATTATTGAAACCGACGACGGCAGTCATTACTTAGGCGAAGTTGCTTTAATCGGTAAAAATAGCCCTATCGCTAAATCCGGGTTGCTATTCTTCAACACTTTGTTTGACGAAAACGCTTCTTGCCACCTTGCCTTAGGTCAAGGATATCCTAGCACAGTTAAAGACGGCACGACTATGACTAAACAACAACTTGCAGATGTTGGCGTAAACGATAGTATGGAACATTGCGACTTTATGATTGGCACAAAAGACATCAACATTGTTGGCGTAACTAGGTCGGGCGAAGAAACTCAACTATTTGTCGACGGCGAATGGGTAATCTAA